The following are encoded in a window of Telmatobacter sp. DSM 110680 genomic DNA:
- a CDS encoding SDR family oxidoreductase — translation MRVFVTGATGFIGSALVPELIHAGHKVLGMARSDAGAKSLLAAGAEVHRGDLEDLDSLRSGASAADGVIHLAFIHDFSKFAEICEIDRRAIGVMGSALAGSNRPLIITSGTAIAAPGRTATEQDRPSSQIPRVASEEATDALSSQGVRASVVRLPQVHDCVKQGLVSYLIAIAREKGVSAYVGEGLNRWPAAHVLQAAPVYRLALEKGTAGARYHAVTEEGVKLRDIAEAIARGLKVPVVSMSPEEAAAHFGWLGMFVGGDLPASSAQTQKQLGWHPTSQPSLIEDLNNMNYQEA, via the coding sequence ATGCGCGTTTTTGTAACCGGTGCTACAGGGTTTATCGGTTCTGCTCTTGTTCCCGAACTTATCCATGCTGGGCACAAGGTGCTCGGCATGGCTCGCAGCGATGCGGGCGCCAAGTCTCTTCTCGCGGCTGGCGCTGAGGTACATCGTGGCGATCTTGAGGATCTGGACAGCTTACGCAGTGGAGCGTCTGCGGCGGATGGAGTGATTCACCTGGCATTCATCCACGACTTTTCGAAGTTCGCGGAAATCTGCGAGATCGACAGGCGTGCCATAGGTGTGATGGGCTCCGCGCTTGCCGGATCGAACCGGCCGTTGATTATCACTTCCGGAACCGCGATCGCTGCCCCTGGACGTACTGCCACGGAACAAGACCGGCCAAGCTCTCAAATTCCCCGCGTAGCTTCGGAGGAGGCAACCGATGCGCTCAGTTCGCAGGGGGTTCGAGCTTCAGTGGTTCGTCTTCCGCAGGTTCACGATTGCGTCAAGCAGGGTCTGGTCAGCTATCTCATTGCAATAGCGCGCGAAAAAGGCGTATCCGCCTACGTCGGCGAGGGACTCAACCGCTGGCCTGCCGCGCATGTGCTGCAGGCCGCACCTGTTTATCGGCTGGCACTGGAAAAGGGAACTGCTGGAGCTCGTTATCACGCGGTGACAGAGGAGGGTGTGAAACTGCGGGATATCGCAGAGGCAATTGCCCGTGGCCTGAAGGTGCCGGTTGTCTCGATGTCTCCGGAGGAGGCAGCCGCGCATTTTGGCTGGCTCGGAATGTTTGTGGGGGGCGACCTACCCGCTTCAAGCGCGCAGACACAGAAGCAGCTTGGATGGCACCCGACATCACAGCCCAGCCTCATCGAAGATCTCAACAACATGAACTATCAGGAGGCATGA
- a CDS encoding AraC family transcriptional regulator: MDPLSDVLSLLKPRSYMSGGFRVNGNLAVRFPKHQGIKCYAVVSGECWLSMDGVPGPVHLSAGDCFLLPRGLPFTLATDLSLTPIDFHTILEQLRNGEVVASNPDRESYIVGGHFLLTGSHADIFLGSLPPIVHIQKESDKAAMRWSLERMKEELRDPQPGGSLVAQQLAYMMIVQALRLHLADEARGSVGWLFALVDPQLSQAITCIHEDPAHRWTIQELAERVGMSRSIFALRFKEKAGATPMEYLTRWRMLLAGDRLNTSDDSISAIALSLGYESESAFGKAFKRIMGCSPRQYSRRPKAPATDGKAQSGPERTEAIAS; the protein is encoded by the coding sequence ATGGACCCGCTCTCAGATGTATTGTCGCTGCTGAAACCGCGCAGTTACATGTCGGGAGGCTTCCGTGTGAACGGCAATCTCGCCGTCAGATTTCCGAAGCATCAAGGCATCAAATGCTACGCCGTGGTCTCCGGAGAGTGCTGGCTTTCAATGGATGGAGTTCCCGGTCCAGTGCACCTCTCCGCGGGAGACTGTTTCCTTTTGCCGCGGGGATTGCCTTTTACACTCGCCACGGATCTGTCGCTTACGCCTATCGACTTCCACACAATTCTCGAACAATTGCGGAACGGCGAAGTGGTCGCCTCCAATCCAGACAGGGAGAGCTACATCGTCGGAGGGCACTTCCTCCTGACAGGAAGCCACGCCGATATTTTTCTCGGATCTCTTCCGCCCATCGTGCATATTCAGAAGGAATCAGATAAAGCAGCGATGCGCTGGTCGCTCGAAAGGATGAAAGAGGAGCTCCGCGATCCGCAGCCGGGTGGATCGCTTGTAGCCCAGCAGCTCGCTTACATGATGATCGTCCAGGCACTTCGTCTGCACCTGGCCGACGAAGCGAGAGGCAGCGTTGGTTGGCTCTTTGCCCTCGTTGATCCCCAATTGAGCCAGGCAATCACTTGCATCCACGAGGATCCAGCGCATCGCTGGACCATACAGGAACTCGCAGAACGTGTCGGGATGTCGCGCTCGATATTTGCGTTGCGATTCAAAGAGAAGGCCGGAGCGACACCGATGGAGTATCTGACGCGCTGGCGGATGCTGCTGGCCGGCGATAGGCTGAACACGTCTGATGATTCAATCTCAGCGATCGCGCTGTCGCTTGGCTACGAATCCGAAAGCGCCTTCGGCAAAGCGTTCAAAAGAATCATGGGCTGCTCGCCACGACAATACAGCCGGAGACCAAAGGCGCCTGCAACTGATGGCAAAGCACAATCAGGCCCCGAGCGGACCGAAGCAATCGCAAGTTGA
- a CDS encoding aminopeptidase: MASLTTTAAHLLSQTYPAEFVPGARSAVFTCLRIQPDEKVTLIADRVTQPIAASIAAQLAERGCPFNAFILEDLAQRPLADMPAAVLEDMETSQVSIFAVQVQPNELHSRMQMTDVVNRRRMRHAHMVNITPQIMCDGMRADYDKVDRLSQQVLDRVRRARRIRATTPAGTSIVADMNPEYKWFKTSGIISQEKWGNLPGGECFTSPGEVNGTFVVDGVVGDWLCARYGLLEAAPLTIQIANNRIVSCTSSNKKLEQDFWAYTHTDENSDRVGEFAIGTNIGVSRVIGNILQDEKFPGIHIAFGNPYGEHTGAPWRSGTHIDVVGLGCNIWLEFGDGEEQIMRDGTFLISA, encoded by the coding sequence ATCGCAAGCCTCACCACCACCGCCGCGCATCTACTTTCGCAAACTTACCCTGCAGAATTCGTTCCGGGCGCCCGCTCCGCCGTCTTCACCTGCCTCCGCATTCAGCCTGACGAGAAGGTCACTCTTATCGCCGATCGCGTAACGCAGCCAATCGCGGCTTCAATCGCGGCCCAACTCGCAGAACGCGGATGTCCCTTCAACGCTTTCATCCTCGAAGATCTTGCGCAGCGCCCGCTCGCGGACATGCCGGCCGCCGTTCTCGAAGACATGGAGACGTCACAAGTTTCGATCTTTGCTGTTCAGGTTCAGCCCAATGAACTGCATTCACGAATGCAGATGACCGACGTTGTGAACCGCCGGCGAATGCGCCATGCACACATGGTCAACATCACGCCGCAAATCATGTGCGACGGCATGCGTGCGGACTACGACAAGGTCGATCGTCTCTCGCAGCAGGTTCTCGATCGTGTGCGTCGCGCCCGCCGCATTCGCGCCACTACTCCTGCAGGCACCAGCATCGTCGCGGACATGAATCCGGAGTACAAATGGTTCAAGACTTCCGGCATCATCTCACAGGAAAAATGGGGCAATCTACCCGGTGGCGAATGCTTCACCTCTCCCGGTGAGGTCAACGGCACGTTCGTTGTAGATGGCGTTGTGGGCGACTGGCTGTGCGCACGCTACGGCTTGCTTGAGGCCGCGCCGCTGACCATCCAGATCGCGAACAACCGCATCGTCTCCTGCACCAGTTCGAACAAGAAACTCGAGCAGGATTTCTGGGCGTACACTCACACCGATGAGAATTCCGACCGCGTGGGTGAATTTGCGATCGGGACCAACATTGGCGTATCGCGCGTCATTGGCAATATTCTGCAGGACGAAAAGTTTCCCGGAATTCACATCGCCTTCGGCAATCCATACGGCGAACACACAGGAGCACCTTGGCGCTCCGGCACTCACATCGATGTGGTTGGACTGGGCTGCAACATCTGGCTCGAGTTTGGCGATGGAGAAGAGCAGATCATGCGCGATGGCACATTCCTGATCTCTGCCTAA